One stretch of Prunus persica cultivar Lovell chromosome G1, Prunus_persica_NCBIv2, whole genome shotgun sequence DNA includes these proteins:
- the LOC18790953 gene encoding calreticulin-3 — MLTSVAASLSALISSRKMREPKMKLLRALKLLLPFLVLHLHVAFSEVFFEERFEDGWKSRWVLSDWKRAEGKAGTFKYTAGKWSGDPDDKGIQTYNDAKHFAISAKVPEFSNKNRTLVIQYSIKFEQEIECGGGYIKLMSGYVNQKKFGGDTPYSFMFGPDLCGTQTKKLHVILSYQGQNYPVKKDLQCETDKLTHFYTFILRPDATYSVLVDNRERDSGSMYTDWDILPPRKIKDVNAKKPADWDDREYIIDPNDVKPEGYDSIPSQIPDPKAKEPEDWDDEENGIWRRPKIPNPAYKGPWKPKKIKNPNYKGKWKTPWIDNPEFEDDPDLYVLKPIKYVGIEVWQVKAGSVFDNILICDDPQYAKEVVEEIFSNREAEKEAFEEAEKQRRAREEEDAKRASEEGERRKRERDRQYGDRRRHKRHDPRDYLDDYHDEL, encoded by the exons ATGTTGACCAGCGTAGCTGCAAGTCTTTCTGCATTGATTTCTAGCAGGAAAATGAGAGAGCCAAAAATGAAGCTTCTCAGAGCTCTCAAGCTTCTGCTTCCATTTCTAGTTCTTCACTTGCACGTCGCCTTCTCTGAAGTCTTCTTCGAAGAGCGATTCGAAG ATGGGTGGAAGAGCCGGTGGGTCTTATCAGACTGGAAAAGGGCAGAAGGAAAAGCAGGAACGTTTAAGTACACTGCAGGGAAGTGGTCTGGAGATCCGGATGATAAAG GCATTCAGACATATAATGATGCCAAGCATTTTGCCATATCTGCAAAAGTACCTGAGTTCAGCAACAAAAATAGAACTCTAGTTATCCAGTATTCAATTAAATTTGAACAAGAGATCGAATGTGGTGGTGGTTACATCAAACTTATGTCTGGCTATGTCAATCAGAAGAAATTTGGTGGTGATACTCCATACAG TTTCATGTTTGGACCTGATTTATGTGGCACACAGACGAAAAAGCTCCATGTTATTCTTTCTTACCAGGGCCAGAATTATCCCGTAAAAAAGGATCTTCAATGTGAAACAGACAAATTAACTCATTTCTATACATTTATTCTTAGGCCTGATGCAACTTACAGCGTCCTTGTTGATAATAGAGAAAGAGATTCTGGAAGCATGTATACAGATTGGGATATACTTCCTCCACGAAAAATCAAGGATGTCAATGCCAAAAAG CCAGCAGACTGGGACGACAGAGAGTATATTATTGACCCTAATGATGTGAAACCGGAG GGATATGATTCAATTCCATCACAAATTCCTGATCCAAAGGCCAAAGAG CCTGAAGATTgggatgatgaagaaaatggaaTTTGGAGGCGACCAAAGATCCCAAATCCAGCATACAAAGGACCATGGAAGCCCAAG AAAATCAAGAACCCCAACTATAAGGGAAAGTGGAAGACTCCTTGGATTGATAACCCAG AGTTTGAGGACGATCCTGACCTTTATGTGCTGAAGCCAATAAAATATGTGGGCATTGAAGTTTGGCAG GTAAAGGCTGGTTCAGTTTTCGACAACATTTTGATTTGTGATGACCCACAGTATGCAAAAGAAGTTGTAGAAGAGATTTTTTCAAATAGAGAA GCTGAAAAGGAAGCTTTTGAGGAAGCAGAAAAGCAGAGAAGAGCTCGAGAAGAAGAG GATGCTAAAAGAGCGAGTGAAGAAggtgaaagaagaaagagggagagagatcgTCAGTATGGAGATAGGAGGCGTCATAAAagg
- the LOC18789039 gene encoding uncharacterized protein LOC18789039 — MANLVPGVLLKLLQHMNTDVKVAGEHRSSLLQVVSIVPALAGGELFPNQGFYLKVSDSSHATYVSLPDEHDDLILSDKIQLGQFIHVDRLQAATPVPILHGVRPVPGRHPCVGSPEDIVATDSLGFLNNNLRSGLKTVEKVKPESKVLGNGHAGERDKRGIVRSNGSAKEEQLDKKIGSFSRSKSQPSKPALNVDVKKELPRIKSLNSRSIPSSPTSCYSLPTSFEKFANGVKHHAKVKGTPKVVGVLEKASSARGASPGKRSVVGNPMKNFVQGFELGAKALRKSWEGNMEVKNRESSKLRTTTHDPKQEVRMSAPRKSTSSERLPSKEENKIQMSAKSLKEESKVQMSTKKVTANGTLGDQDRSNKQRVVGKKSTDANHGFPGNLVKVSLNNRKLTDGSFPWASLPSSVAKLGKEVLRHRDAAQIAAIEAVQEASAAESLLRCLSVYSELTTSAKEDNPQPAVEQFLALHASLNNARVVADSLSKTIPAGSSPDREECLSEDALKITSDRRKQAASWVQAALATNLSSFAVFSKESSSTSVPASASSQNRKIVSANQPTLVLENSMKNTSTKSQGKVRQTVGSKLPTPGTPRRLGDGSAISQKPQAQPPPEWNRGNGLDEAVDLAEMLQLQSQDWFLGFVERFLDADVDTSALSDNGQIAGMLTQLKSVNDWLDDIGSSKDEAETNAVSAETIERLRKKIYEYLLTHVESAAAALGGGSQSSPRIRTTDTKVRK, encoded by the exons ATGGCAAATCTCGTCCCTGGTGTGCTTCTCAAACTTCTACAGCATATGAACACAGATGTGAAAGTTGCTGGTGAGCACAGGTCCTCTCTATTGCAAGTTGTGAGCATTGTTCCAGCGCTTGCAGGCGGTGAGCTTTTCCCAAACCAAGGTTTCTACCTTAAGGTATCAGATTCCTCTCATGCCACCTATGTATCTCTCCCTGATGAACATGATGATTTAATTCTCAGTGATAAGATCCAACTGGGTCAGTTTATTCATGTGGACCGGCTCCAAGCCGCCACCCCTGTTCCCATTCTCCATGGGGTTAGGCCAGTACCAGGGAGACACCCTTGTGTGGGGAGCCCTGAAGACATTGTTGCAACTGATTCTCTTGGATTTCTTAACAATAATTTGCGTTCAGGTTTGAAAACTGTAGAGAAAGTGAAACCTGAGTCTAAAGTATTAGGAAATGGTCATGCTGGAGAAAGGGACAAACGTGGAATAGTGAGATCAAATGGTAGTGCTAAGGAGGAGCAATTGGATAAGAAAATAGGGTCTTTTAGCAGATCAAAGTCTCAGCCATCAAAACCAGCATTAAATGTTGATGTGAAGAAGGAATTGCCGAGAATAAAGTCGTTGAATTCACGGTCTATCCCATCATCTCCCACAAGTTGTTATTCGTTACCTACttcttttgagaaatttgCAAATGGGGTCAAGCATCATGCAAAAGTCAAGGGAACACCTAAGGTGGTTGGAGTGTTGGAAAAGGCAAGTTCTGCTCGTGGGGCTAGTCCTGGGAAGAGATCAGTGGTGGGAAACCCGATGAAGAATTTTGTTCAGGGGTTTGAACTGGGAGCCAAGGCCCTGAGGAAGAGCTGGGAAGGAAATATGGAGGTGAAGAATAGAGAGAGTTCAAAATTGAGGACTACCACACATGATCCGAAGCAAGAAGTTCGGATGTCT GCTCCTAGAAAAAGTACATCAAGTGAGAGGTTGCCATCTAAAGAGGAGAATAAGATCCAGATGTCTGCAAAGTCATTGAAAGAAGAGAGTAAGGTTCAAATGTCTACAAAGAAAGTTACTGCAAATGGAACTTTGGGTGATCAAGATAGGTCCAATAAACAAAGAGTTGTTGGAAAGAAATCAACAGATGCTAATCATGGATTTCCTGGAAACTTGGTCAAAGTTTctttaaataatagaaaattgaCAGATGGAAGTTTTCCATGGGCTTCACTCCCATCATCAGTTGCAAAGCTTGGAAAG GAAGTTTTGAGACACAGGGATGCAGCACAAATAGCAGCAATAGAGGCGGTGCAGGAGGCCTCCGCTGCAGAGAGCTTGCTACGATGTTTGAG CGTATATTCTGAGCTAACTACCTCTGCCAAGGAAGATAACCCACAGCCTGCGGTGGAGCAGTTTTTAGCCCTCCATGCTAGCTTGAATAATGCTCGTGTAGTTGCTGATTCTCTATCCAAAACTATACCAGCTGGTTCATCCCCAGACCGTGAAGAATGCCTATCAGAAGATGCACTAAAGATAACATCAGACAGACGGAAACAGGCAGCATCTTGGGTGCAAGCTGCATTAGCCACCAATCTGTCATCTTTTGCTGTATTTAGTAAAGAGTCCAGTTCAACCTCTGTTCCAGCTTCAGCTTCCTCTCAAAATCGAAAGATTGTCTCTGCAAATCAACCCACGTTAGTTCTAGAAAATTCTATGAAGAATACTTCAACAAAATCTCAAGGCAAAGTTCGCCAGACAGTTGGTTCCAAGCTTCCAACACCAGGAACTCCTCGCCGACTAGGGGATGGATCAGCAATCAGCCAAAAGCCACAGGCACAACCTCCACCCGAATGGAATAGAGGAAACGGCCTTGATGAGGCTGTTGACTTGGCTGAAATGTTGCAACTGCAATCACAAGATTGGTTTTTGGGGTTTGTGGAGAGGTTCCTGGATGCTGATGTGGACACTTCAGCTCTGTCAGATAATGGTCAAATAGCAGGAATGCTAACACAGCTCAAGAGTGTGAATGATTGGTTGGATGATATTGGTTCTAGTAAAGATGAAGCAGAAACAAACGCTGTTTCAGCTGAAACCATTGAGAGGCTAAGGAAGAAGATCTACGAGTATCTTCTTACCCATGTTGAATCTGCTGCCGCTGCACTTGGTGGCGGATCACAGTCATCACCACGAATTCGAACAACAGATACAAAAGTAAGAAAGTGA
- the LOC18788399 gene encoding protein TRIGALACTOSYLDIACYLGLYCEROL 2, chloroplastic isoform X1 yields the protein MVSTCPTMLSLSRISSNSLPYLPSRSPAKVTRIRATSADTGHSQPPSSSSEKKNPLAVVWDAPRTIWKATLRPLSDFGFGRRSIWEGGVGLFLVSGAVLLALSLAWLRGYQLRSRFRKYFAVFEFTQACGISTGTPVRIRGVNVGSVVRVNSSLESIEAVVEVEDDKTVIPRNSLIEVNQSGLLMETRIDITPRYPIPNIAVGPLHPECDKEGLIVCDRQKMKGYQGVSLDALVGIFTRLGREVEEIGIANTYSLVERVASVVEEAKPLLIKIQAMAEDVQPLLAEFRDSGLLKEVDSLTRSLTQVSEDVRKVHSSIMTPENTELIQKSVYTLIFTLKNIENLSSDILGFTGDEATRKNLKLLIKSLSRLL from the exons ATGGTCTCAACGTGCCCCACGATGTTATCTTTGTCGCGCATTTCTTCAAATAGCTTGCCTTATCTTCCTTCAAGATCACCGGCGAAAGTAACCCGGATAAGAGCTACATCTGCGGATACAGGACACAGTCAACCACCCTCCTCTTCTTCGGAAAAAAAGAATCCACTTGCAGTTGTTTGGGATGCTCCTCGAACTATTTGGAAGGCAACATTACGACCATTGAGTGATTTTGGGTTTGGTCGTAGAAGCATATGGGAAGGTGGGGTGGGGTTGTTTCTAGTTTCTGGTGCAGTTCTACTTGCACTCAGTTTGGCCTGGTTGAGGGGTTATCAATTGCGGTCTAGATTCAGGAAATACTTTGCTGTGTTTGAGTTTACTCAAGCTTGTGGAATATCCACTGGAACACCAGTGAGGATTAGAGGGGTCAATGTCGGCAGTGTTGTCCGTGTTAACTCTTCCTtggaaagtattgaagcagtTGTTGAG GTTGAAGATGATAAAACTGTGATACCTCGAAACTCACTGATTGAGGTAAACCAGTCAGGTCTTCTCATGGAAACTAGAATCGACATTACACCTAGATATCCAATTCCCAATATTGCAGTTGGGCCTCTTCATCCTGAATGTGACAAAGAAGGTCTTATTGTATGCGATAGGCAAAAGATGAAAGGATATCAGGGGGTAAGCTTAGATGCATTGGTAGGTATATTCACTCGTCTTGGACGTGAAGTGGAGGAAATCGGTATTGCGAATACGTATTCACTTGTTGAACGAGTTGCTTCTGTTGTAGAAGAGGCAAAGCCACTGCTTATAAAG ATACAAGCCATGGCTGAAGATGTTCAACCTTTGCTGGCTGAGTTTCGTGATAGTGGTCTGCTAAAGGAAGTTGACAGTTTGACCAGAAGCCTTACGCAAGTTTCGGAGGATGTGAG AAAGGTGCATTCATCTATTATGACCCCTGAGAATACAGAACTGATTCAGAAGTCCGTGTACACTTTGATTTTCACCTTGAAGAATATTGAG AATTTAAGCTCTGATATTCTTGGATTTACGGGTGATGAAGCTACaagaaaaaatttgaagttgCTGATCAAGTCTCTCAGCAGGCTATTGTGA
- the LOC18788399 gene encoding protein TRIGALACTOSYLDIACYLGLYCEROL 2, chloroplastic isoform X2, whose translation MVSTCPTMLSLSRISSNSLPYLPSRSPAKVTRIRATSADTGHSQPPSSSSEKKNPLAVVWDAPRTIWKATLRPLSDFGFGRRSIWEGGVGLFLVSGAVLLALSLAWLRGYQLRSRFRKYFAVFEFTQACGISTGTPVRIRGVNVGSVVRVNSSLESIEAVVEVEDDKTVIPRNSLIEVNQSGLLMETRIDITPRYPIPNIAVGPLHPECDKEGLIVCDRQKMKGYQGVSLDALVGIFTRLGREVEEIGIANTYSLVERVASVVEEAKPLLIK comes from the exons ATGGTCTCAACGTGCCCCACGATGTTATCTTTGTCGCGCATTTCTTCAAATAGCTTGCCTTATCTTCCTTCAAGATCACCGGCGAAAGTAACCCGGATAAGAGCTACATCTGCGGATACAGGACACAGTCAACCACCCTCCTCTTCTTCGGAAAAAAAGAATCCACTTGCAGTTGTTTGGGATGCTCCTCGAACTATTTGGAAGGCAACATTACGACCATTGAGTGATTTTGGGTTTGGTCGTAGAAGCATATGGGAAGGTGGGGTGGGGTTGTTTCTAGTTTCTGGTGCAGTTCTACTTGCACTCAGTTTGGCCTGGTTGAGGGGTTATCAATTGCGGTCTAGATTCAGGAAATACTTTGCTGTGTTTGAGTTTACTCAAGCTTGTGGAATATCCACTGGAACACCAGTGAGGATTAGAGGGGTCAATGTCGGCAGTGTTGTCCGTGTTAACTCTTCCTtggaaagtattgaagcagtTGTTGAG GTTGAAGATGATAAAACTGTGATACCTCGAAACTCACTGATTGAGGTAAACCAGTCAGGTCTTCTCATGGAAACTAGAATCGACATTACACCTAGATATCCAATTCCCAATATTGCAGTTGGGCCTCTTCATCCTGAATGTGACAAAGAAGGTCTTATTGTATGCGATAGGCAAAAGATGAAAGGATATCAGGGGGTAAGCTTAGATGCATTGGTAGGTATATTCACTCGTCTTGGACGTGAAGTGGAGGAAATCGGTATTGCGAATACGTATTCACTTGTTGAACGAGTTGCTTCTGTTGTAGAAGAGGCAAAGCCACTGCTTATAAAG TGA
- the LOC109946658 gene encoding uncharacterized protein LOC109946658: MLDKNPKQWHEKLSETLWAYRTSKREAIGMTPYALTYGHDAILPMEIAVQSLRITHQHNLVGKDYSQAMLLELEGLDASRIDTLNKLLAGKQAVSRAYNKRVKNKSFEEGEIVWKAVLPLGTHIAGYGKWLPTWEGPFIIKQILGMGAYRL; the protein is encoded by the coding sequence ATGCTTGATAAAAACCCAAAGCAGTGGCATGAGAAGTTGTCAGAGACTCTGTGGGCATATAGAACTTCAAAAAGAGAGGCAATTGGCATGACTCCTTATGCTTTAACCTATGGTCATGATGCAATTCTGCCCATGGAGATAGCAGTCCAGTCTCTCAGAATTACTCATCAACACAATCTGGTTGGAAAAGACTACTCTCAAGCCATGCTGCTAGAACTGGAAGGATTGGATGCAAGCAGGATTGATACCCTTaacaaactcttagcaggaaaacaggCTGTATCAAGAGCCTACAACAAGAgagttaaaaacaaaagttttgaagagggagagatagtCTGGAAAGCAGTTTTGCCCCTTGGAACACATATAGCAGGTTATGGAAAGTGGTTacctacatgggaaggtccTTTCATAATTAAGCAAATCCTAGGAATGGGGGCATACAGATTATAG
- the LOC109946660 gene encoding uncharacterized protein LOC109946660 — protein sequence MDGRRYNVMTTNISESINSVLRFARMLLVVHLIGEIINLLVKWFTEHRELALKCTKILCPNFGKKRLRNRLDDAARMNVVKLNNVQYNVVYGDMDGLLHLANNNCSCRKFQLEQLPCKHIVAVSHFLKLNVYSKTYGYYTRKTWLDAYTDTIYPV from the coding sequence ATGGATGGACGCCGCTACAATGTAATGACAACAAATATTTCGGAGTCAATAAACTCAGTCCTTAGGTTTGCAAGGATGCTACTAGTGGTTCATTTGATAGGGGAAATTATTAATCTCCTTGTCAAATGGTTCACCGAACATCGTGAGTTGGCTTTGAAATGCACAAAAATATTGTGCCCCAATTTTGGCAAGAAAAGATTAAGGAATAGGTTGGATGATGCTGCAAGGATGAATGTCGTTAAACTAAATAATGTACAATATAATGTTGTGTACGGTGATATGGACGGCCTCCTACATTTGGCGAACAACAATTGTAGTTGTAGGAAGTTTCAGCTTGAGCAGCTACCTTGCAAGCATATAGTTGCAGTTTCTCACTTCTTGAAACTAAATGTATACTCCAAGACTTATGGGTATTACACTCGAAAAACCTGGTTGGATGCTTATACAGATACCATCTACCCGGTATAG
- the LOC109946662 gene encoding uncharacterized protein LOC109946662, with the protein MRIYGENMQDVKVVEKILRSLTEKFNYVVCSIEQSKDIDALTVDELQSSLIVHEQKFQRRKGEEQYECPSANKEANYAELDEEEEMLLMSYVELYKARREDAWFLDSGCSNHMCGDRTMFNELDENFRHSVKLGNNTKMDVIGKGSMKLLLNEVNHVVAKVYYIPELRNNLLSKGSCKKEAWLF; encoded by the exons ATGCGAATTTATGGAGAAAATATGCAGGATGTTAAAGTGGTGGAGAAAATTCTACGCTCTTTAACTGAGAAGTTCAACTATGTTGTATGTTCTATTGAGCAGTCAAAGGACATTGATGCTCTTACTGTTGATGAGTTACAAAGCTCATTAATAGTGCATGAACAGAAGTTTCAGAGACGTAAGGGTGAGGAACAG TATGAATGTCCTTCTGCGAACAAAGAAGCAAATTATGCAGAGCttgatgaggaagaagaaatgcTTTTGATGTCTTATGTGGAGTTGTATAAGGCCAGAAGAGAAGATGCATGGTTTCTTGATTCAGGGTGTTCTAATCACATGTGCGGTGACCGAACTATGTTTAATGAACTCGATGAAAATTTTCGACATTCGGTAAAATTGGGGAACAACACTAAGATGGATGTGATAGGAAAGGGAAGTATGAAGCTGCTGCTAAATGAAGTCAATCATGTTGTTGCTAAGGTGTACTATATTCCAGAGTTGAGAAATAATCTCTTGAGCAAGGGCAGTTGCAAGAAAGAGGCTTGGCTATTTTGA